A genomic window from Candidatus Kouleothrix ribensis includes:
- a CDS encoding phosphotransferase → MNVTTTTPQDQPEPAAVASIRRLGVLPAWLLAPLQAEVVAEALRQAVPELADGHIALKACKIKRMLLKDDARWVGTYTLKLDDPASGKRELSLRGTLTPPHLRSATPAAPAAPQVALGAEGWHCTLPALGLVLVPEPPEHELAAMPQLTDPDASRAMLEQGMRTTPGYHDITIEVCTPEVLSYKPGSRCTLRYHLRYPPAPADRGWPSTVIAKTYRKDSKGRNAYEGMNALWNTPLARGEVVALAEPLAYIPEHKVLVQGPVAGTQSLEDLLKAALTADTAAAYAELSGYMIRTAAGLAALHSSGVCHGELVTLDERWAELHDLSARLYAAVPDLTGAADTLQAQLEALAAATPAGAPVPTHGTFNPEQVMIDGPHIGFIDFDDFCMAEPALDVGLFLAAINDTGLNALDDQQARDPATRRARLARLAAIGEVFLAFYEKLAPLDRKRVALWQAWSCLRDTLHFWIKAKPAEPDNGLLMLLDTLQTIGVIPPADPAAATATVQQARRRLAIPAARYAAYASALLAGAGVSLNDLAELLGEVLPLIG, encoded by the coding sequence GTGAACGTAACTACTACAACCCCTCAGGATCAGCCCGAGCCGGCAGCTGTTGCCAGCATACGCCGGCTGGGCGTGCTGCCCGCCTGGCTGCTTGCACCGCTCCAGGCCGAGGTTGTCGCCGAGGCGCTGCGCCAGGCCGTGCCCGAACTGGCCGATGGCCACATTGCGCTGAAAGCCTGCAAGATTAAGCGCATGCTGCTGAAAGATGACGCGCGCTGGGTCGGCACCTACACGCTCAAGCTCGACGATCCGGCCAGCGGCAAGCGCGAGCTAAGCCTGCGCGGCACGCTCACCCCGCCACACCTGCGCAGCGCCACGCCAGCCGCGCCGGCCGCGCCGCAGGTGGCGCTTGGCGCCGAGGGCTGGCACTGCACACTGCCCGCGCTAGGCCTGGTGCTGGTGCCCGAGCCGCCCGAGCACGAGCTGGCGGCCATGCCGCAGCTCACCGACCCGGACGCGTCGCGGGCGATGCTCGAGCAAGGCATGCGCACAACGCCCGGCTACCACGATATTACGATCGAAGTCTGCACGCCCGAGGTGCTGAGCTACAAGCCGGGCAGCCGCTGCACGCTGCGCTACCACTTGCGCTACCCGCCCGCCCCGGCCGATCGCGGCTGGCCAAGCACGGTGATCGCCAAAACCTACCGCAAGGACAGCAAGGGCCGCAACGCCTACGAGGGCATGAACGCGCTGTGGAACACGCCGCTGGCGCGCGGTGAGGTGGTGGCGCTGGCCGAGCCGCTGGCCTACATCCCCGAGCATAAGGTGCTGGTGCAGGGGCCAGTGGCCGGCACGCAGTCGCTCGAAGATCTGCTCAAGGCCGCGCTCACGGCCGATACCGCCGCAGCCTACGCCGAGCTGAGTGGCTACATGATCCGTACCGCCGCCGGCCTGGCCGCCCTGCACAGCTCGGGCGTGTGCCACGGCGAGCTGGTGACGCTCGACGAACGCTGGGCCGAGCTACACGATCTCAGCGCCAGGCTGTACGCCGCCGTGCCCGATCTCACCGGCGCGGCCGACACGCTGCAGGCCCAACTCGAGGCACTGGCGGCGGCTACCCCGGCCGGGGCGCCCGTGCCGACACACGGCACCTTCAACCCCGAGCAGGTGATGATCGACGGCCCGCATATCGGCTTCATCGACTTCGACGACTTCTGCATGGCCGAGCCGGCGCTGGATGTCGGCCTGTTCCTGGCGGCGATCAACGACACCGGCCTGAACGCGCTCGACGACCAGCAGGCGCGCGATCCCGCTACCCGGCGCGCACGGCTGGCCCGGCTGGCCGCAATCGGCGAGGTGTTTCTGGCTTTCTACGAGAAGCTCGCGCCGCTCGACCGCAAGCGCGTGGCGCTGTGGCAGGCCTGGAGCTGCCTGCGCGATACGCTGCATTTCTGGATCAAGGCCAAGCCGGCCGAGCCCGATAACGGCCTGCTGATGCTGCTCGACACCCTCCAGACGATCGGGGTCATCCCGCCGGCCGATCCGGCCGCCGCGACAGCTACAGTGCAGCAGGCCCGGCGGCGCCTGGCCATCCCGGCCGCCCGCTACGCCGCCTATGCCAGCGCACTCCTGGCCGGTGCCGGTGTCAGCCTGAACGACCTGGCCGAGCTGCTGGGCGAGGTGTTACCGCTGATTGGATAA
- a CDS encoding aminoglycoside phosphotransferase family protein yields MDLDITAALAGSAGLGGVQWLLREPPAREALRTTLGALLAPGMSIGALELQRAKYKPGRYMQTYYAAELLDAHGAPAGTRLVEVNWMAPGRPDPRGAAERIPAMQAEIVARGLAAPFTALAATHPEWGMFVQVAPLDAEYPQLARLSEPAYVRELLATAPAVRAEAASWRVTPIRYRPGQRHVLRYDPANSAGQIDQARTLFAKIYNSDKGARTFKTATTVSSWLEAQSIGIGAARPHSYIAGENLVLYPRVSGTPLSELLHTPGPSTDAYLRAAGAAIKALHATPEQLVELQPHSFAKELKSIVSAAEYVSPLLPSTGAAIATLIARAQALHDRLPPVTPSFAYGDFKADHLWITPAGMTLIDFDTCYLADPAIDLGKFLADIQFWYDGYGQPGAAAAQDQFLAGYGDSTAEQRLRARLYEALVLTKSTVRRVKLFDPDWATRVARLVARAGAAIDQAEALAT; encoded by the coding sequence ATGGATCTGGATATAACCGCAGCACTGGCGGGTTCGGCCGGGCTAGGCGGCGTGCAGTGGCTGCTGCGCGAGCCGCCCGCGCGTGAGGCCCTGCGCACGACGCTTGGCGCACTGCTGGCACCCGGTATGTCGATCGGTGCGCTCGAACTCCAGCGCGCCAAGTACAAGCCTGGCCGGTATATGCAGACCTACTACGCCGCCGAGTTGCTCGATGCGCATGGCGCTCCAGCCGGCACTCGCCTGGTCGAAGTCAACTGGATGGCCCCCGGCCGGCCCGACCCGCGCGGCGCAGCCGAGCGCATCCCGGCCATGCAGGCCGAGATCGTGGCGCGCGGCTTGGCGGCGCCGTTTACGGCATTGGCAGCCACGCATCCCGAGTGGGGCATGTTCGTGCAGGTGGCGCCGCTCGATGCCGAATACCCCCAGCTGGCACGCTTGTCCGAGCCTGCGTATGTGCGCGAGCTGCTTGCCACCGCGCCAGCGGTGCGGGCCGAGGCGGCAAGCTGGCGGGTCACACCGATCCGCTACCGGCCCGGCCAGCGCCACGTGCTGCGCTACGACCCGGCTAACAGCGCTGGCCAGATCGACCAGGCGCGCACGCTATTCGCCAAAATATACAACAGCGATAAAGGCGCGCGCACATTCAAAACGGCCACGACGGTTTCCAGCTGGCTCGAGGCCCAGTCGATCGGCATTGGCGCGGCTCGCCCACACAGCTACATCGCCGGCGAAAACCTGGTGCTCTACCCACGCGTCAGCGGCACGCCGCTCTCCGAGCTGCTGCACACGCCCGGCCCCAGCACCGACGCGTACCTGCGCGCGGCCGGCGCAGCGATCAAGGCCCTGCACGCCACGCCCGAGCAGCTGGTCGAGCTACAGCCGCACTCGTTCGCCAAAGAGCTCAAGAGCATCGTCAGCGCCGCCGAATATGTGTCACCGCTCCTGCCAAGCACCGGCGCAGCCATTGCGACGCTGATCGCGCGTGCCCAGGCGCTGCACGACCGCCTGCCGCCTGTGACGCCCTCGTTCGCGTATGGCGATTTCAAGGCCGACCACCTGTGGATTACACCGGCGGGCATGACCCTGATCGACTTCGATACCTGCTACCTGGCCGATCCGGCGATCGACCTGGGCAAGTTTCTGGCCGACATCCAGTTCTGGTACGATGGCTACGGCCAGCCCGGCGCCGCTGCCGCACAGGATCAGTTCCTGGCCGGCTACGGCGACAGCACCGCTGAGCAGCGGCTGCGCGCGCGGCTGTACGAGGCACTGGTGCTGACCAAGTCGACCGTGCGGCGCGTCAAGCTGTTCGACCCCGACTGGGCCACCCGCGTGGCGCGCCTGGTCGCGCGGGCCGGCGCCGCGATCGATCAGGCTGAGGCGCTCGCCACTTAG
- a CDS encoding beta-propeller fold lactonase family protein, whose protein sequence is MYRPLISRIIRSLLAVALLAITAFGGTVAAADSAHAGVVYALTNAATGNAVVVWNRAPDGTLSPAGSYATGGLGTAAGLGSQGAVVLSDNHRLLFAVNPGSNDISSFQVDGDSLTLVGRVPSGGTTPTSLTLHDRRLYVLNAGGAGNISGFKIAHNGALTPLANSTRALSGGATAPAQVQFSPDGDFLAVTERASQNIDIYPVDENGQAGALVVSRSSGAVPFGFAFDKRGRLVVSEAGGGQNGLSAASSYRIDDNGNLVVITGSAATNQGAACWVVITKNGRFAYTANAAAGSNSISGFAIGKNGSLTLITPDGRTGVAGNGPADMALSVNSQFLYVRNARDNSISAFAVQADGTLQALPGAAGLPAGAAGLAAF, encoded by the coding sequence ATGTACCGCCCACTGATCAGTCGGATCATCCGATCGCTGCTGGCTGTAGCGCTGCTGGCGATCACTGCGTTTGGTGGCACAGTTGCTGCTGCCGACTCAGCCCACGCTGGAGTCGTCTACGCCCTGACGAACGCCGCTACCGGGAATGCCGTGGTGGTGTGGAATCGCGCGCCCGATGGCACACTATCGCCGGCCGGCAGCTATGCTACTGGTGGCCTGGGCACCGCAGCCGGGCTTGGCTCGCAGGGCGCCGTGGTGCTGAGCGACAACCATCGCCTGCTCTTTGCCGTTAACCCCGGCAGTAACGATATCTCAAGCTTCCAAGTCGACGGGGACAGCCTGACGCTGGTTGGCCGGGTGCCCTCGGGTGGCACGACCCCCACCAGCCTGACGCTGCACGATCGCCGGCTGTATGTGCTGAACGCGGGCGGCGCGGGCAATATTAGCGGGTTCAAAATCGCGCACAACGGCGCGCTTACCCCGCTGGCGAATTCGACCCGCGCGCTAAGCGGCGGCGCCACTGCGCCAGCGCAGGTGCAGTTCAGCCCCGACGGCGATTTCCTGGCCGTGACTGAGCGCGCCAGCCAGAACATCGATATCTACCCGGTCGACGAGAATGGCCAGGCCGGCGCACTGGTGGTGAGCCGCTCGTCGGGGGCGGTGCCGTTTGGCTTCGCCTTCGACAAGCGCGGCCGGCTGGTTGTGTCGGAGGCAGGCGGCGGGCAGAACGGCCTGAGCGCGGCGTCGTCGTACCGGATTGATGACAATGGTAACCTGGTGGTCATCACCGGCTCGGCAGCCACCAACCAGGGCGCGGCCTGCTGGGTCGTGATCACCAAGAATGGTCGCTTCGCCTACACCGCCAACGCCGCCGCTGGCAGCAACTCGATTTCGGGCTTTGCGATCGGCAAGAACGGCAGCCTGACACTGATTACGCCCGACGGCCGCACTGGTGTGGCCGGCAACGGCCCGGCCGATATGGCCTTGAGCGTCAACAGCCAGTTCCTGTATGTGCGCAACGCCCGCGACAACTCGATTAGCGCATTCGCAGTGCAGGCCGATGGTACGCTGCAGGCGCTGCCGGGTGCGGCCGGTTTGCCCGCCGGCGCGGCTGGGCTGGCGGCGTTCTAG
- a CDS encoding prohibitin family protein — protein sequence MARTASPGPNRAAARLGTLVIIALLAVGGLSFLFTTWRTIDPGFVGIVFDKASHKVTNTLDPGWVFINPLTESITRYPVSVQTLVMVQQNSEGKVTGDDSVKVGTREGQTMFADVSVQYSVDRDNAAKLYQTWAGAPIETIEDNLVRQVTRSVLNDVASQYGWEEIFGEKRVEYTSRIAEELAKRFSAKFVKFESLNLRGWHLPENLQKALDAKITAQQAAEQQQYSLNQAKIKAEQDKVQAEGEANALRAQAQGEADATKIRAQAQAEANKLLALSLTPELIRYQQLQRWDGKLPVFSGGGATPLIDATSIISGTSGR from the coding sequence ATGGCACGCACCGCTAGTCCCGGCCCAAATCGTGCGGCCGCCCGGCTCGGCACGCTCGTAATCATCGCGCTGCTGGCAGTTGGCGGCCTGAGCTTTCTATTCACGACGTGGCGCACGATCGACCCTGGTTTTGTCGGGATTGTGTTCGACAAGGCCAGCCATAAGGTCACCAACACGCTCGATCCTGGCTGGGTGTTTATCAACCCGCTGACCGAGAGCATCACGCGCTACCCGGTGAGCGTGCAGACGCTGGTGATGGTGCAGCAGAACAGCGAGGGCAAGGTCACCGGCGACGATAGCGTGAAGGTCGGCACGCGCGAGGGCCAGACCATGTTCGCCGATGTTAGCGTGCAGTACTCGGTCGATCGCGATAACGCGGCCAAGCTCTACCAGACGTGGGCCGGCGCGCCGATCGAGACGATCGAGGACAACCTGGTGCGCCAGGTGACGCGCTCGGTGCTGAACGACGTGGCTTCGCAGTATGGCTGGGAAGAGATCTTTGGCGAGAAGCGGGTCGAGTATACCAGCCGCATCGCCGAAGAGCTGGCCAAGCGCTTCTCGGCCAAGTTCGTCAAGTTCGAGTCGCTGAACCTGCGCGGCTGGCACCTGCCCGAAAACCTGCAGAAGGCGCTCGATGCCAAGATCACCGCGCAGCAGGCCGCCGAGCAGCAGCAGTACTCGCTCAACCAGGCCAAGATCAAGGCCGAGCAAGATAAGGTGCAGGCCGAGGGCGAGGCCAATGCGCTGCGCGCGCAGGCTCAGGGTGAGGCCGATGCGACCAAGATCCGCGCGCAGGCCCAGGCCGAGGCCAACAAGCTGCTGGCGCTGAGCCTGACGCCCGAGCTGATCCGCTACCAGCAGCTACAGCGCTGGGACGGCAAGCTGCCGGTGTTTAGCGGCGGCGGCGCCACCCCGCTGATCGATGCGACCAGCATCATCAGCGGCACGAGCGGCCGCTAG
- a CDS encoding SPFH domain-containing protein, which yields MAQQNPGPRSIGGAGRGAGRAILIGVGVLVVLGVLFSTFKFAQIDEGERGIIITQGAVEAIQEPGIFFRIFAPFTRVETVNIKRQTRQVTQNVASSDKQLYDIDIQVDYSRKTDEPSLRGQYGRIGVSDEQLNLFLDGFISDALKSASTQFTLDQVLSDRGGFSQRISQILRTPASEGQPSPIDQLYVSLEAVKVLDIKVGEAYAKLLAEKANLEVQIETEEKRRQQIDAQQSNNLFQAEQEAQVALTTEKGRTAAALEAASRDSQVRAIQGRYWRENPELLELRKRELQVELLKNGNLWFVDPNTNLTLLLDRTTGNTPVVLDSQAPPSVAPDVPAPAPAPASP from the coding sequence ATGGCTCAGCAAAACCCTGGCCCGCGGAGCATTGGCGGTGCCGGCCGTGGCGCAGGGCGCGCGATTCTGATCGGCGTCGGTGTATTAGTCGTGCTTGGGGTGCTCTTCTCGACCTTTAAGTTTGCCCAGATCGATGAGGGCGAGCGCGGCATCATCATCACCCAGGGCGCGGTCGAGGCCATTCAGGAGCCGGGGATCTTCTTCCGTATCTTCGCGCCCTTCACACGGGTCGAGACGGTGAATATCAAGCGGCAGACGCGCCAGGTGACGCAGAATGTTGCCAGTAGTGACAAGCAGCTCTACGATATCGACATCCAGGTCGACTACAGCCGCAAGACCGATGAGCCCTCGCTGCGCGGGCAGTATGGCCGCATCGGCGTGAGCGACGAGCAGCTGAACCTGTTCCTCGACGGCTTTATCAGCGATGCCCTCAAGAGCGCCAGCACGCAGTTCACGCTCGACCAGGTGCTGTCGGATCGCGGCGGCTTTAGCCAGCGCATCAGCCAGATCCTGCGCACGCCGGCCTCCGAGGGCCAGCCCAGCCCGATCGACCAGCTGTATGTGAGCCTGGAGGCGGTCAAGGTGCTCGACATCAAGGTGGGCGAAGCCTACGCCAAGCTGCTGGCCGAGAAGGCTAACCTCGAGGTGCAGATCGAGACCGAGGAGAAGCGCCGCCAGCAGATCGACGCCCAGCAATCGAACAACCTCTTCCAGGCCGAGCAAGAGGCCCAGGTGGCGCTGACCACAGAGAAGGGCCGCACGGCGGCGGCGCTCGAGGCGGCCAGCCGCGATTCGCAGGTGCGCGCGATCCAGGGCCGCTACTGGCGCGAGAACCCCGAGCTGCTCGAGCTGCGCAAGCGCGAGCTGCAGGTCGAGCTGCTCAAGAACGGTAATCTGTGGTTCGTCGACCCCAACACCAACCTGACGCTGCTGCTCGATCGCACGACAGGCAATACGCCGGTGGTGCTCGATTCACAGGCACCGCCCAGCGTGGCGCCCGATGTGCCGGCCCCTGCGCCCGCGCCGGCCTCGCCGTAG